Within Buchnera aphidicola (Takecallis arundicolens), the genomic segment AATCACAAAAGATAAAAAGAATTCATATACAAAAAATATAAAATAATGTATAAAAAATAAAAAATATTATTATTTCTGATATCATTGTTATTATATCAAAAAAAAAATTATAAGACGAATAATACATATATTATAATAACAATGATAAATAATAATAATTTAATATGGATTGATCTAGAAATGACTGGATTAAATCCAGAAAAACATCGAATCATAGAAATTAGCACAGTAATTACAAATTCAAATATTGAGATACTTGCAGTTGGTCCATGTATCCCAATAAAACAGAATAACTATACTTTATCATTAATGAATACATGGAACAAAAAAATACATAACAAAAATAATCTAATTCATAAAATTAAAAATAGTAAATGTAATGAAAAGCAAGCTGAACAAGAAATACTCAATTTTATAAAACAATGGGTACCAAATAAAAAATCACCTATGTGTGGTAATACAGTTAGTCAAGACAGGCGTTTCTTAATTAAATATATGCCAACTTTAGAATCATATTTTCATTACCGCCATATTGATGTTAGTACAATACAAGAATTATTGAAACGATGGCATCCAAATCTGATGAAAAAATTTAAAAAACATAGTAAACATATGGCATTATTTGATATATACAATTCTATTGACGAACTTATTTTTTATAAAAAAGTTTTTATAAAAAAAAATATAATTAAAAAAACAACTTAAATACTTGCAGTTTATTTAAATTATGTTATATACTATAATAGTAAGCGCAAAAAAATGAAATCTGCGGGAATAGCTCAGTTGGTAGAGCGCAACCTTGCCAAGGTTGAGGTCGCGAGTTCGAACCTCGTTTCCCGCTAAAT encodes:
- the orn gene encoding oligoribonuclease — protein: MINNNNLIWIDLEMTGLNPEKHRIIEISTVITNSNIEILAVGPCIPIKQNNYTLSLMNTWNKKIHNKNNLIHKIKNSKCNEKQAEQEILNFIKQWVPNKKSPMCGNTVSQDRRFLIKYMPTLESYFHYRHIDVSTIQELLKRWHPNLMKKFKKHSKHMALFDIYNSIDELIFYKKVFIKKNIIKKTT